A genomic window from Methanovulcanius yangii includes:
- a CDS encoding 50S ribosomal protein L3 has translation MSKTSRPRRGSLAYSPRKRALSQVPKYHSWPAYDGEPALQGFAGYKVGMTHLIMVDDHASSPSEGKEIMVPVTIVEIPPMKVVGVRGYREDTYGKHACAEAWSEEDVSRIREAAEAGKLSDIFVIMQTQPAEITGVPKKTGDIMEMGVGGDSMAERVEYAISLMGTEITADMIFDAGQYIDVTAITTGKGTNGPVKRWGIQTRKGKHGRQGKKRHIGNLGPFNPSHVRWQVPQMGQMGYQQRTEYNKRILKFGTSGEDINPAGGFVNYGLVRSNYVAIKGSVPGPVKRLIRIRPAIRPGNHVDRVPVIQYVSLASKQG, from the coding sequence ATGTCGAAAACATCCAGACCACGCAGGGGCTCACTTGCATACAGTCCCCGCAAACGTGCCCTGAGCCAGGTACCAAAATACCACTCCTGGCCGGCGTACGACGGGGAACCGGCGCTGCAGGGATTTGCCGGCTATAAGGTGGGTATGACCCATCTTATTATGGTGGATGACCATGCCTCCAGCCCGTCAGAAGGCAAAGAGATCATGGTGCCCGTAACCATTGTTGAAATTCCCCCGATGAAGGTTGTCGGTGTCCGTGGCTACAGGGAGGATACCTATGGGAAGCACGCCTGTGCTGAAGCATGGTCCGAGGAAGACGTTTCCAGGATCCGCGAAGCGGCAGAAGCCGGGAAACTCTCGGATATTTTTGTCATCATGCAGACGCAGCCCGCGGAGATTACCGGTGTTCCGAAGAAGACCGGCGACATCATGGAAATGGGTGTCGGCGGTGACAGCATGGCAGAGCGTGTAGAATATGCAATCTCTCTCATGGGAACCGAAATCACAGCGGATATGATCTTCGATGCAGGTCAGTACATCGATGTCACCGCAATTACCACCGGAAAGGGAACAAATGGTCCGGTAAAGCGCTGGGGCATTCAGACCCGGAAGGGGAAACACGGCCGTCAGGGAAAGAAGCGTCATATCGGCAACCTTGGGCCGTTCAATCCGTCCCACGTCAGGTGGCAGGTTCCGCAGATGGGTCAGATGGGATACCAGCAGAGGACCGAGTACAACAAGCGGATTCTGAAGTTCGGCACGAGCGGTGAAGACATCAACCCGGCAGGCGGATTTGTGAATTATGGTCTTGTCCGGTCGAACTATGTCGCCATCAAGGGCTCGGTGCCCGGACCGGTAAAACGTCTTATCAGAATTCGTCCGGCCATCCGTCCAGGAAACCATGTAGACCGCGTACCGGTAATCCAGTACGTCAGTCTTGCCAGCAAACAGGGGTGA
- the rpl4p gene encoding 50S ribosomal protein L4, protein MKAQIRTLDGGSAGEIDLPAVFSEDYRPDLIKNAVLALQSERYQPHGTDPYAGMRTSAVSWGSGRGVAQVPRLKNGSRVARIPQSVGGRVAHPPKTAKILVRKMNKQEKRKAIRSAIAATINEELVAARGHRFEAGIPVVFDDAFEGLTKTSDVVNALRAAGVFADVERSAASRKVRAGRGKLRGRRYKQRTSLLIVTGETALKAASNLAGVDAVSVAELNAELLAPGTQAGRLTVWTAGALKRLEDM, encoded by the coding sequence ATGAAAGCACAGATTAGAACACTTGACGGCGGCTCTGCAGGAGAGATCGATCTTCCGGCAGTATTCAGCGAAGATTACCGCCCGGATCTTATCAAAAACGCAGTTCTTGCACTCCAGAGCGAGAGGTACCAGCCTCATGGCACCGACCCATATGCAGGCATGAGGACGTCTGCGGTCTCTTGGGGAAGTGGCCGTGGTGTCGCACAGGTTCCCCGCCTGAAGAACGGTTCCCGTGTTGCACGGATTCCCCAGTCCGTCGGTGGACGTGTTGCACACCCCCCGAAGACTGCAAAGATCCTCGTCCGAAAGATGAACAAGCAGGAGAAGAGGAAGGCGATTCGCTCGGCAATTGCCGCGACTATCAACGAAGAACTCGTCGCAGCCCGCGGACACCGCTTCGAAGCAGGGATTCCCGTTGTCTTTGATGATGCATTTGAAGGCCTCACCAAGACCTCCGATGTGGTAAATGCTCTCCGTGCAGCAGGCGTCTTCGCAGATGTGGAACGCTCCGCAGCAAGCCGCAAGGTCCGTGCAGGCCGCGGGAAACTGCGTGGCCGCAGGTACAAGCAGCGCACGTCACTTCTTATCGTAACCGGTGAGACTGCCCTGAAGGCAGCATCGAACCTTGCAGGTGTCGATGCCGTCAGCGTCGCAGAACTCAATGCAGAGCTTCTTGCCCCGGGCACACAGGCCGGCAGGCTGACCGTCTGGACCGCAGGGGCACTGAAGAGACTGGAGGATATGTAA
- a CDS encoding F420-dependent methylenetetrahydromethanopterin dehydrogenase — protein sequence MVVKVGVAKLGNIASGVMVELLLDERADRQDMQTFMATSGTKLEVEDVDRVVSNLIAYKPDFAIVVSPNGVLPGPTGAREALKAAGIPVIVITDDVTTKKEWADLKESDFGYVIQKADSMIGARREFLDPNEMSDYNGNLIKVLTVTGAFRKMQIAIDAVIDQVKAGKAGAELELPKIVMTADKAVKDEFTNPYAYAKARAAFEIAAAVAMVNVKGCFMTKGFENYVPIVASAHEMMRAATVLCDEAREIEKGCDGVVRMPHKNDGTIVSKTTLISKPE from the coding sequence ATGGTAGTTAAAGTTGGAGTTGCAAAATTAGGCAACATCGCAAGTGGTGTTATGGTCGAGTTACTCCTCGACGAGCGTGCAGACCGTCAGGACATGCAGACCTTCATGGCAACAAGCGGGACCAAGCTCGAAGTCGAGGACGTCGACCGTGTGGTCAGCAACCTTATCGCATACAAGCCCGACTTCGCAATTGTGGTTTCACCGAACGGTGTCCTCCCCGGCCCCACCGGTGCACGTGAAGCACTCAAGGCAGCAGGCATCCCCGTAATCGTCATCACTGACGATGTCACCACCAAGAAGGAATGGGCGGACCTCAAGGAGAGCGACTTCGGATATGTTATCCAGAAGGCAGACTCCATGATCGGTGCACGCCGTGAATTCCTCGACCCGAATGAGATGTCCGACTACAACGGCAACCTCATCAAGGTCCTCACCGTCACCGGTGCATTCCGCAAGATGCAGATCGCAATCGATGCAGTCATCGACCAGGTCAAGGCAGGCAAAGCAGGTGCAGAACTCGAGCTCCCCAAGATTGTCATGACCGCTGACAAGGCTGTCAAGGACGAATTCACCAACCCCTACGCATATGCAAAGGCACGTGCAGCATTCGAGATTGCAGCAGCAGTCGCAATGGTCAACGTGAAGGGCTGCTTCATGACCAAGGGATTCGAGAACTACGTACCTATCGTTGCATCCGCACACGAAATGATGCGCGCTGCAACCGTCCTCTGTGACGAAGCACGTGAGATCGAGAAGGGCTGTGACGGTGTTGTGCGCATGCCGCACAAGAATGACGGCACCATCGTCTCCAAGACCACTCTTATCTCCAAGCCGGAGTAA
- a CDS encoding 50S ribosomal protein L2 yields MGKRIISQNRGRGGPTYRAPSHKYKASLKHPGNVGDVTRGVVIDIEHDPARHTPIAKIQLESGDKMFMLVTEGVGVGDDVEWGAEARVKNGNTLPLKNVPVGAYVCNVEARPNDGGKFIRASGVQAQVIGKDGDRVGIKMPSGTHKWFNGDCRATIGIVAGGGRGEKPFVKAGKKFHKMKSQAQKWPRVKAVCMNVIDHPFGGGGHQHVGRPKTVARGTSPGRKVGHIAAKRTGRK; encoded by the coding sequence ATGGGAAAACGTATTATCTCACAGAACCGTGGACGCGGCGGCCCGACCTATCGTGCCCCTTCGCACAAATACAAGGCATCGCTCAAGCATCCCGGCAATGTCGGCGATGTTACCCGCGGGGTTGTCATTGATATCGAACACGATCCTGCCCGTCACACCCCGATTGCAAAGATCCAGCTCGAAAGCGGGGACAAGATGTTCATGCTTGTCACCGAGGGCGTGGGCGTCGGTGACGACGTTGAATGGGGTGCTGAGGCACGGGTAAAGAACGGCAACACCCTGCCGCTCAAAAATGTCCCCGTCGGTGCCTACGTATGCAATGTCGAGGCACGCCCCAACGATGGCGGCAAGTTCATCCGCGCAAGCGGTGTTCAGGCCCAGGTCATCGGCAAGGATGGCGATCGTGTCGGTATCAAGATGCCGTCCGGAACACACAAGTGGTTCAACGGCGACTGCCGTGCCACCATCGGCATCGTAGCCGGCGGCGGGCGTGGCGAGAAGCCGTTCGTCAAGGCCGGAAAGAAGTTCCACAAGATGAAGAGCCAGGCTCAGAAATGGCCTCGTGTCAAGGCTGTCTGTATGAACGTCATCGATCACCCGTTCGGCGGTGGTGGCCACCAGCACGTCGGAAGGCCGAAGACCGTTGCACGTGGCACATCTCCGGGACGTAAGGTCGGCCACATTGCGGCCAAGAGGACCGGAAGGAAATAG
- a CDS encoding 50S ribosomal protein L23, whose protein sequence is MVIKTPFVSEKATMLLESDGKLQFLVRREASKNDVAAAVEDMFGHKVTSVRTLMTMKGQKKAIVSFEDEKAGEEILSRIGIL, encoded by the coding sequence ATGGTAATTAAAACTCCGTTTGTCTCGGAAAAGGCAACCATGCTTCTTGAATCCGATGGCAAGCTCCAGTTCCTCGTGCGCCGTGAGGCAAGCAAGAATGATGTCGCAGCGGCGGTCGAGGACATGTTCGGGCACAAAGTCACGTCGGTCCGGACTCTCATGACTATGAAGGGACAGAAGAAAGCTATCGTCTCGTTTGAAGACGAGAAAGCCGGGGAAGAGATCCTCTCCCGTATCGGTATACTCTGA
- a CDS encoding Tfx family DNA-binding protein yields the protein MKQGLLTDRQKEVLRFRKQGLTQQQIADIIHTSKANVCTIEKAAYENIEKAKETLEFLYTLDATHLCTIKSGTDLFDAIGEIYTEAEKIHIKVRYDSIGLINRLKESNPERFKGRFVRDDVEVYITEEGDLCFG from the coding sequence ATGAAACAAGGGCTCCTTACCGATCGGCAGAAAGAGGTGCTCAGATTCCGCAAGCAGGGTCTCACACAGCAACAGATAGCAGATATCATCCACACGTCCAAGGCGAATGTGTGTACGATTGAGAAGGCTGCATATGAGAATATCGAAAAAGCAAAGGAAACTCTCGAATTCCTGTACACTCTTGATGCGACGCATCTTTGTACGATCAAGTCGGGCACGGATCTCTTCGATGCAATAGGGGAGATATATACCGAGGCCGAGAAGATACATATCAAGGTGCGGTACGATTCAATAGGTCTCATTAACCGTCTCAAGGAATCAAACCCGGAACGGTTCAAGGGTCGGTTTGTCAGGGATGATGTTGAGGTGTATATCACCGAAGAAGGCGATCTCTGCTTCGGATGA